The Flavobacterium faecale genome has a segment encoding these proteins:
- a CDS encoding IS630 family transposase: MKGKRNEEQFRFKQEQIETLKSLEDSGYIDLYFGDQSHFGLSPNVPYAWQTKDNPILLPAAKGKYQNVVGLMTRKNKLYFETLETTFNSDRIISFMNRFVEQTIKKTIVILDNSPIHKSKKFMAKIEKWKEKDVLIYFLPPYSPELNLIEILWRRIKYQWLDFDAYKSFENLKEKLNFVLTNFGTKYDIKF, from the coding sequence TTGAAAGGCAAACGCAACGAAGAACAATTTAGATTTAAACAAGAGCAGATAGAAACATTAAAGAGTTTGGAAGATAGCGGTTATATTGATTTATATTTTGGAGACCAAAGTCATTTTGGACTCTCTCCTAATGTGCCTTATGCTTGGCAAACAAAGGATAATCCAATTTTGTTACCCGCTGCTAAAGGTAAATATCAGAATGTAGTTGGATTAATGACCCGTAAAAATAAACTCTATTTCGAAACACTTGAAACAACCTTTAATTCAGATAGAATCATCAGTTTTATGAATCGATTTGTGGAGCAAACCATTAAAAAAACCATTGTAATTCTTGACAATTCTCCCATACACAAATCAAAGAAGTTTATGGCTAAAATAGAAAAATGGAAAGAAAAAGATGTTTTAATTTACTTTTTGCCACCTTATTCTCCAGAGTTAAACCTGATTGAAATTCTATGGCGGAGAATAAAATATCAATGGTTAGATTTTGATGCTTATAAATCATTCGAAAACCTCAAAGAAAAATTAAATTTTGTCCTTACTAATTTTGGAACAAAATACGACATTAAATTTTAA
- a CDS encoding helix-turn-helix domain-containing protein translates to MRYVTLKEEEVLVLEHLYQNSPNNTVRKRSQCLVLSHQRHKINDLASIFKVSRRTIERWFDSWASIGVDSLAILEGRGAKTLLKDYTEEVSKQLELHNRNLKNVLIYFEEQHNIVICKKTLQNFLKVTGL, encoded by the coding sequence ATGAGATATGTAACACTAAAAGAAGAAGAGGTTTTGGTACTAGAGCACCTTTACCAAAATAGCCCTAATAATACCGTTAGAAAACGTAGTCAATGCCTTGTTTTATCACATCAAAGACACAAGATTAATGACTTGGCTTCTATTTTTAAAGTCAGTCGCAGAACGATTGAACGTTGGTTTGATAGTTGGGCTAGTATTGGGGTTGATTCTCTTGCTATATTAGAAGGAAGAGGAGCAAAAACTCTTTTAAAAGACTATACGGAAGAAGTTTCCAAGCAATTAGAACTTCACAATAGAAATTTAAAAAATGTATTAATTTACTTTGAGGAGCAACACAATATTGTCATCTGCAAAAAGACTTTGCAGAATTTTTTAAAAGTTACTGGGCTATAA
- a CDS encoding OmpA family protein codes for MKNIITLFLITMTIINGFSQEEFSKDIILHKDRKFNEKSINSDLNSKSFNTWSLSANSGYNMPAGPFTVGYYSAKSNYITSPMVNHFDINLRKMFNTKFGLMLGLGYDHISNTGKSMPFSNNLYSSNLQAVINVHQVLNWEEFTHTFGLQLHFGPGLSFLQSQVVQSSSSFYKAKDFSVDNMYSIVTGATILVKVSDHLALNIDYTINKNFSQQLNFDGKTNADLSNNATGIIYSAGAGITFYLGKKDIHADWFNESKSEKTDDLLARLDILESKLRDVSKNVTAAKLEQSKDVKVDNSKIINNAVSGNENVTNVQARNMINSQYVNVFFDFDKSTVSTGSISVINFLLKYLKENPESKLDVIGYADELGDTSYNKKLSQIRANNVADIIIKSGIDASRLTIIAKGEDDSVPKESEVARQLVRRVIFKIN; via the coding sequence ATGAAAAATATTATTACCCTTTTTCTAATAACAATGACCATTATAAACGGATTTTCTCAAGAAGAATTTTCTAAGGATATTATTTTACATAAGGATAGGAAATTTAATGAGAAATCAATAAATTCAGATTTAAATAGCAAAAGTTTCAATACATGGTCATTAAGTGCAAATAGTGGTTATAATATGCCTGCTGGTCCTTTTACAGTAGGATACTATTCTGCTAAATCAAATTATATTACTAGTCCAATGGTCAATCATTTTGATATCAACTTGCGAAAGATGTTTAATACAAAATTTGGCTTAATGTTAGGACTAGGTTATGACCATATTTCTAATACTGGTAAAAGTATGCCATTCAGTAACAATTTGTATAGTTCAAATTTGCAAGCGGTTATAAATGTACATCAAGTGCTAAACTGGGAAGAATTTACACATACTTTTGGATTACAATTACATTTTGGCCCTGGACTGTCTTTTTTGCAAAGTCAAGTAGTTCAGTCTTCAAGTAGTTTTTATAAAGCAAAGGATTTTTCGGTAGATAATATGTATAGTATAGTTACTGGAGCTACGATTTTAGTAAAAGTTTCCGATCATTTAGCTCTTAATATAGATTATACTATTAATAAGAATTTTTCACAGCAGCTAAACTTTGACGGGAAAACTAATGCAGATCTTAGTAATAATGCAACTGGTATAATTTATTCTGCAGGAGCTGGCATAACCTTCTACTTGGGTAAAAAAGACATTCATGCTGATTGGTTTAATGAGAGTAAAAGTGAAAAAACGGACGATTTGTTGGCAAGATTAGACATTCTGGAATCAAAACTTAGGGATGTAAGTAAAAATGTAACTGCTGCTAAATTAGAGCAGTCAAAAGATGTTAAAGTAGATAATTCAAAGATTATTAATAATGCAGTTTCTGGGAATGAAAATGTTACCAATGTACAAGCACGTAATATGATAAATTCGCAATATGTAAATGTATTCTTTGACTTTGACAAAAGTACAGTATCTACAGGTTCAATATCTGTTATTAACTTTTTACTCAAATACCTTAAGGAAAATCCTGAATCAAAATTAGATGTAATTGGATATGCTGATGAATTGGGAGACACTAGTTATAACAAAAAATTATCACAAATTAGAGCTAACAATGTAGCTGACATTATTATAAAATCAGGTATTGATGCTAGTAGGTTAACTATTATTGCAAAGGGAGAAGATGATTCAGTGCCTAAAGAGTCAGAAGTTGCCAGACAATTAGTTAGAAGGGTTATTTTTAAAATTAATTAA